The genomic DNA GGGACCCTCACATGGTGCTTGGGGTGAGGTTGCAGTTGGGAGCCAGGAGCCTTTACTGGGGTAAAGATCTGGGAACTTCTGTGATGGGGTCAGGATTTGGGAACTTCTGCATCGGGGCGAGGATTTTGGGACCTCTGCATTGGGGTAAGGATTTAGGAAGCTGCTGCCATGAAGAAGATGACAGCCAACGGGAGGGGGCCGGATCCGGCACCACCACCCCCTCGTAGCCGGGGCATCGCCAAGGCAGCAGAGGTGAGGCCATTGGGGTGCAGGTGTGACCCACAGTGCCGCATCCCCTTGTCGTTGGGGAACCCCATGGGGGGCTGCTGAAGCAGGATGGGATTGTCGCCCCCCCAGTACGTGGGTTCCTTCATGCtggaggagatggagctgcagcagcacgcagggcagctggaggagcagctgcgGGCGCTGCAGGTGGGCCATCCCCATTGCCCTCAAATCCCCACGGCTGGTGGGGGAACGCCAGATGGCAGCGGGGGACCCCACCACCACCCCGTGTCCCTGCCAGGATTGCCCCAGGAGGAAGCCTGTGGTGCTCAGGTTCAGCTTGCAGGGACTGAAGGTCTACGGAGCCGACGGGGAGGTGGGTGCTGGGTGCAATGTGCGATGTGATGCACAGGGTGCCGGATGCCACTTTGAAGATGTGCTCTGGGGGATCTGCAGCACTCAGAGCGCAGCTGCCCGCTTTGCAGATGAGCATTTGCAGCCAGGCTCGGGCCGGGCTCTGCTCACACCACGGTCCCAGCCAGGCCCCGCTGTCgctgcagatgctgctgatGGCGCACGCGCTGCGCCGCATCCTGTACAGCACCTGCCTGCACGCCGAGCGCCAGTTCGCCTTCGTGGCCCGCAACCCTCGCAGCCCCCCCAGCTCACTGTTCTGCCACCTCTTTGTGGGCCCCCCGGGCGAGGTGCCTGCCTGCTCCTACCCTCCCACCCCTGAATGCTTCAATCACTTCTGCGTTATCGATCTGActctctcccctctctccctGCAGGTGCACGTGCTgcacctgctgctgtgccgcTCCTTCCAGCTCTGTTACCTGCAGGCGCACCCTGAGCTGCAGGCGGCTGAGCCTGACCCCCCCCCCGCTGCTGCGGGAGCCCCTCAACCCCGAGGAGGTGTCGCGCAACGTCAACGCACTGCTGTCCCTGCGGCGCCTGCCTGCCCTCGGACCTCTGGGTGCAGGGGTGGGTGCAGACCTTTGCAGCGCAGCACTGCACGGATCGCTGCACAGCACACCGCATGGGAAATGCCTGCGTGGTGCATCTTTGCACAGAGCGTCTTTGCACGACACACCTTTGCAAGGAGCGTTTCTTTCattgtgcattttttccccatggcGCACCTTTCCACAGCGGATCTTTTGCACAACGCATTTTTGCACAACATATTTTTGCATTACTCATTTTTTCGCATGCTGCATTTTTGCACAGCACATTCTTTGCACAGTCCATTTTTGCACGGCGCATCCTTGCATGGCGCATCTTTGCACAGCATTTCTCCATCATGTCTTGCACAGCCTTTCCTTGCACAGATTTTGCACCAGGTGAACTTCCTTCCCATGGTGCTTCACATACTTTGCACAGCACGTCAGCAAAGCCTCTTTTTGCAGGCTGCTTTCACAGCGCTTCCCctgctgttttcagtgctgccttttGCACAGCCCTTCTTTGCGTGGCCTTTTCCAGCACGCAGTTGTACTCAGCACATCTTTGCACAGAGCATTTTGCACAGCCCACCCCGCCTGGCTTTATCTCATGGCGTTTTGCACAGCACTTTTTGCACAGCACTTTTGCACAGCACTATTTGCACAGCACTTCTTGCACAGCACTTTTTGCACAGCACTTTTGCACAGCACTATTTGCACAGCACTTCTTGCACAGCACTTTTTGCACAGCACTTTTGCACAGCACACTCCATGGCCCTACCTCACACGGCCTTTCCTTGCTCCATCTTTAACTCTCAGCCTATTTCCACAGCACGTCTTTGCACAGCATCTGCTCCAAGAGAGACGGGTGGAGGCCGAGGGCCGCGCTGCGGGTTGGCACCCAGGGAACCCGTACTGCTCCCCAGTGCTGGTGCGCAAAAAGGCGATCCGCAGCAAAGTGCTGCGCTCGGGTGCCTACCGAGACTGTGGGGCTGAGAGtcaactgcagcacagagagggtggtgagtGGGGGGGGTGTGGGGACGGGGAGGGGGCTGGGGTCAAAGGGCAGTTTGAGGGTCAGAGGGGGGTTTGGGTGGAGGCAAGGGCTTCGGAAGGGTCAAAGAGATGATCTGGGGTCAAGGAGGGGATTTGGCATCAAGGAAGGGATCTTGGGGACAGATGGGGTATTTGGGACTGAGGAGAGGATTTGGGGGTCAAAGAGGGGATTGCGGGGCCATTGAGGGGATTTAGGGTCAGAGAAGGAATTTGGGTGGAGGAGAGGACTTTGGGAGTCAAAGGGATGATTTGGGGGTCAAGGAGGAAACCTTGGGGTCAGTGaagggatttggggtcagagaGGGAACTGTGGCTTGAGAAGAGGATTTGAGGATGTTTGAGAGGATTCTAGCATCAGAGAGGGGTTAGAAATTGAAGATTTGGGGGATCAAAGAGAGGATTGGGGGGCTAATGAGGGATTCGGGACATTTGAGGGGACTTGGGGGTCAGGGAGGAGATTGCGGAGCCATTGAGGGAATTTGGGGTCAAGATGGGGATTTCAGGGTCAGAGAGGGGACTTGAGATTGAGGAGAGGATTTAGGGGGTCAAAGAGAGGATTTGGAGGTTAAGAAGGGGATTGTGGGGCCATTGAGGGCATTAGGAGTCAAGATGGGGATTTGGGGCTCAAGGAGGGTATTGTGGGGCCACTGAGGGGGTTTGGGGTCAAGGTGGGATTCTGGCGGATCAggaaggggattttggggttcAGGAGAGGATTTGGGATCAAGGAGGGGATTTTGGAGTCAGAGAAGGGATTTGGGGTTGCGGGTTGAGGATCTGGAGTCATTTGAGGGGATTCTGGGGTCAGAAGGGGTCAGAGGTTGAGGATTTTGGGGATCAGATAGAGGATTTGGAGGCTAACaaggggatttggggtcattgagAGGATTTGGGTGTCAACAAGGGGATTTGGGGTTGTTGAGGGAATTCAGGGTCAAAGATGAGATTTGGGATCAAGAAGAGGCGATTTGGGATGAGGATAGGATTTTGAAGTCAgaaaggatttggggtcaaaGAGGGTTTTGGAGCCAATGCGAGGATTTGGCATGAAGGATAGGATTTGGGGTTGAATGAGAGGATTTGGGGGTCAAGCAGGGGATTTAAGGTCAAAAAGAGGGAGACAAGGAGGGGATTTGGTGTGAATGATAGGAAATAGGGATTACTGTGAGGATTTGGGTGCCAAGGAGGGGATTTCGGGTTCAAAGAGGAAATGATTTTGGGGTCAGAGAAAGGTTTTGATGTCACGTAGGAGATCTGGGATCAAGGAGGGGATGTGATGTCAAGGATGCGATTTGGGGGTCAAAGAGATCTGGGGTTAAAGAGAGTATTTTGGGGGTGAGGGAGAGGATTTAGGGCTGAAGAAGAAACTTGGGGGGATGAGGGGATTGGGGGTGTAGGAATGGGATTTGGGACTCAAAGAGAGGATTTTGGGGCCAAGGAGGGGATTTGGGGCTGGTAAGGGGATTTGGGGTGAGGATTTGGGGATAGGATTTTGGAGTAAAGAGAGGATTTGGGGATCGATGAAGGGATATGAGGTCGTTAAGGGGAATTTGGGGTCAAGGAGGGGATTTGAGATCGAGGAGAGGATTTGGGTGTCACAGGAAGGTTTCGAGGTCAAGGAGGATATTTGGGATCAGGAGAGGCTTCGGTGGGGAGGACGGGATCTGGGGTCACATTTGGTGTCGGTGAGGGGCCAGGGATGGGATTTGGGCTCAAAGAGAAATCCTGGGGGGTGAGGAGGGGGTTTGGGGCCGGGCACCCACcccacctcccccagccccGTCGGGATGGGAGAGCAGAAGCACGCGGGGCCTGGCGCTGCTCCCTGACACCGAGGCCGCCCTCGCCGAGAGCGTGTGGGCCTTCGCCGGCATCGCCAGGTGAGCGCTCGCCaccccgccccgcagcccccggccgGCCCCGCACCCATCCGCGCGTCCCCGCAGGGCCGGCGGCGTGGCGCTGCTGCGCGGAGACGCGCCGGGAGCCTTCCTGCTGCGCGCCGAGCCCGGCGGCGCCCCGCGCTGGTGCCTGTGGGTGCGCGCGCCCTGCGGAGTCGTGCCGTACTGCGTGCTGCGGACGCGGCAGGGCCGCTTCTGCGTGGAGGTGAGCGGGGTGCTGCGTGCTGTCGGTGTGCGGGTCGGGGATGCACGCACGGATGCGTTCGTGGACGGGTGCGTGTGTGCATAGGGACCACGGAACCGTAGGGGCCTCCAGAGATCGTCGAGTCCAgctccctgccaaagcagttccccaCAGCAGGTCGCACAAGCAGGCGTCCGGGCGGGTgtggaacatctccagaggagactccaccagctccctgcgCGCATACATGCACCGGTGTGAACACGTTGTTGTGCACCTGCACCCACCTGTGCACCAACTGCATGGATGCACCAATGCAGTGTGCTGCGTCACACCGGTGTGTGGGTGCACGAGGGTGCGCATGCATGAGGAATTCACACGTAGGTGCACGAGCGCTTTTGTTTCCAAGCTGGACTGGTGCAAGATGGGTGGGTGTGTGGTTCGCTGGTCCTTCAGGGCATCGGGGTGCGTGAACGCAGGGGCACACTGTGCTTCAGCGCATTTCTTTAGAGCACGAGTGCACGGAGCACTGGTGATTCCCTTCCTGGTTGCACAGTGCAAGCACGCATCGGTGCACCGGCACACCGGCGCCTCTCTCCTGCAGCACTCCCACGCCGAATTCCGCTCCATGCCGGCGCTGCTCGCGCACTACTCGGCAGTACCCGGGGGCTGCTTCTGCCGCCTGAGCGTGGGGCGCCGCAACCCCGGCTACGAGCAGCGGGACGAAGACAGCCCGGCCCTGGTGCAGCACGAGCGCGGTTAGAGCCGACCGCAGCTCCGACCGCACGGAGCCCCACGGCCACCCCGCGAATAAACAGCTTTGCGCAACCGCGCTGCTCCGGACTCCTCCTTGCATCCGTCCAGCTGCAGCCCCGCGCTCACGCGACCGCACCGCGCACAGCtcctttccccccttcccctccgCGCGTCTCCACGCACGCGCACACCACGCCGCACGTTCTCCCTTCTTCCCGCGCGCGCCCTCTGCGGCACGTGACCCGCGGGGCGGGGCCTCAAGCGGCGGTCCTGCTGACCGGGCCTCGGCGGGCCGTGGGTAGCGGCGTCCGAAACCACGGGGGTTTAAGTAGAGAGGGGGGTGGGCTGTAGTGGTGCAGGGCTGAGCCGGGACGGAGAGCCGAGAGATGGggccagcagggctctgcttttCCGGCACGGGAACGAGGTTGAGGAGAAGGGTGACCCGCAGCGCTGCTGAGGGCGTCGGGCTGTTCGTGCGGCCCAGCGGGACGCCTTGGAGGAGGTGGGAAATCTCTTCCTGCTGGAGAAGCGAAGCAGAAGCTGCGAGGGGATGCGCGGTGCCTGCTGGTGTGTCAGCAGGTGAGCGGCTGGGAGGGGAAAAGCAGCCCAGAAAACCCCAACCAAACACAACCACTGAAAACCAACAGGTCAACCCAACTTCTGCTGTTAGCAGAAGCTACAAGGACAGAATGGCCGGTGATAGGTGTAAGATGGAAGTCCCAGATGCCTTCTGTTCCTGCCGTGGCTCTCCAAAACAGGAATGAACGGCAATGAtgcctgcttgctgctggctctgcactCAGCTGGCATCCTGCTTGAATCCATATTCCTGAAGATTTCCTGCCCTATGGCAAAACCGTCCCGGCCTTCAGCACTGTCAGCTGCACCTGCAGTTTTCACCACCCACCTGCAGGCTGTTCTGTagttggtttattttatttttctcactggAACGCGTTTTTGAGAGCACACAGGTGTGTGATAATGTGGAAGAGATCCTGTTGTAACGTCGTGCGGTACCTACAAAGACAATTTCTGCACCTTCTACAGCATAATGCTCCCTGATCTGTAGGAATTGAAGCATTTATGCTGGCAGCCCTTCTGGGAAATGAAGGAGTAATATCCACactgttctgttcttcttttctcccaAAATTGCAGTTGTCAGAGAGCTGTGATGGTATTATCATTTCAGTTCAGTGCTTTAAccaaagcactgtttttaatCCTAAACACAtcaggggagcagcaggcagacgGCACGCCCCAAAGAAGGAGTGCACTTGGGAGAGAGGATGGGGACAGACTTTGGATTCTCAGTGAATTTCTGccatttgtctgtttttcacttctggAAGTAACTTCTCCCatctcagctgcactgctggtaAAACTGTGCTGTGTGACCATCAGGGCAGATTTGgttccagcagagctgcagtgtcaGGTGTTGCAAAGTACCATGATGTCTGTACTCGGAGCAGGGTGCCGATTTAACTGAGCGCAGCATTTCAGTCACCTCAGTACTGGCTCTGTCATAGAACCCTACAGAAATACAGTCCTGCATGCCTGAGATATTTAAGGCCTGGAAGCAAATGTGTTCGGTAGTCATACCCGAGCATGAAATGCAATGGGAGGTGTGAGgaggtgcagcagggaggtgggtGCCCAGCTGGCACTCTGCGGGCTGCCTGCTTGCCTTCATGCTGTGAACCTCCTCCTGAATTCATTCCTGTTTTGTACAGCGTGCTGAAACCATCAGATTCTTGGTGAGAGCTTCCTGCCTGGAGATTTACAGTGAGGACATATGAGACCTTCTAGGAGCCGATATCAAGCACATGTTGGAGCTGAAGCCAGGAAGGCCGgaggaaaaaatgcactgaaatccCAACCAAGTGGCAGACCTCTACAAAATGCCCCTCTTAGAGTCTTCGCAGATCTTTTTGCATGTATTCCTAGGGGCACCTGCAAATCTTCTGCCCCAGTTTGCTCCCCTGCAGGCCCACCTGCGAGGGAAAGCCGCAGCGGCAGCACATGTGGGGCATGGAAGCGCTGcactggaagggacctgcagtgcctgcagcctggaggCGGTGCTACATGGGCTCCTGCCTTCATGAAGCCAAATCCTCTTGCAAGCAGCaccctgctttgctttccaagcaTGCTTACATTGggagagagaaggcagaaaagggGCTCGGTGCTGATTTAGACCACGCTTGCTGCAAATCCCCATTCTTTGTTCCCCATCAGCAGTGACACAGGTTTCCATGACGACTGCAGTTGGCACCAGGAGGGCAGGACTTGGGCACAGCGGTTTCCAGGGAAACACCAGCGCTGTGGGGACAGCCACCAGCCTCACTGCTTCCTCTAGCAAGGAGTCCAGCCGTGTCCTGTGGAGGCAGAAGGCCTTGGCTGACCCACAGCTTTCTTCTGAGTCCCAGAGCCTGCTAATCTCCTCTGAAATCCCGTGTCTTTGTTTCCTTGCCTTTTAACATCAGTGATTTTGTACAGTCTGAAGCCCCGAGACTCAGCTGCCAGCTGTGGAACGAAGTCCTTTGACAGAAGAGCAGGTAGTAGGAGCTCTGGTAGGAGCACGGCGTGGCCAGGCTGTAGACAGCCCTGGAAAGGCCTCTGTGGCACCCTGgagtgcagctgtgccagttcTCCTGTAGTGCAGTCAGAAGTCATGGTGTGCAACCAACCTGGCTGTGGTTCTGAACTGGGTTAATTCAGGGCAGGCACGGCTTTGCAGTGACATAAACAAGGATAACATCCTGCTGAGTTCAGTTTTCAGAAGGATTTGCTCCATTTTGcctcgattttttttttacatcccTTCCTGTAGCGTCACCAAAACATCTCGAGGTGTTCAGAGCTCACACCCCCAAAGGCAGTATCTGTGCTCTGAGCACCCaaaggagctgtgggtgttcctGATTGCTGCTGGGGAGTTGGGCCAGGTGGcctttacaggtcccttccaactcaaaccatgcTATGATCTATCGCATCCCTGATGATCCCTGCTGGCACCATCAGGTTTTGGTTATGAGCTCAGCGGATGTGGGGTGTAACACAGCTGGTGCAAATGAATTCCTCTCATTTAAAATTCCCAGCGTGGATGGATTTTCAGAAGGAGCTCATGTGGGAGTGCACTGTTCTCAGttattttgtggttttggttttttttaaatgtgggTTTGATGGACTGTTCGATACTTTGAACACCTCAATCATTTCTCAGTGTGCTGCGTGTTTTCTTCTGCACGATTTAGTGATTCCTTTGATGGTTTTGAAAAGATGCCATTAGTCATTTAACACTGCCCAGGTGCCTGGATGTGATTTTAGAGCATCGGATAAATGAACtcatctggaggaaaaaaaatatgtagtcTGCCTGTGTGCGATGGTGTGATTTGGGGAACTGCGTTGGTGCGAATCAGGCGCCCTCTCAGAACGGAGGGGTTCAGTACAGCATCAGTAACAATATCTGATTACTGAATCGgtgctttggttttaaaaagcTCCCTATGACTGATGATATATATTAGAGACTTTGCCATAATaggtgaaaaacatttttgttcatCTTAAAATATGCTGCTTAATAATAGAGGAGGTAGaaggcagctcagtgcagagaaGTTGGGTTGCTTGTGTCCTGGGAGATGGCTGAATCCATCAGCAAATTCATAACCTTCACTCTTTTTGGCTGTAAAGGTGGTTCCCTCTTTTTGTGTGGTCTGAAAGCTGGTGGGCAGCCCTCTGCACACCCTTCTGCAGCCTTGCTCCCCCTCCTGTCCTGTGTTGTGCTGTCCCTGCTTGCAGCTGAAGGCACACCTGGAAAGGTGCTGTGCGTGGAGGGgctttccctgcagcctgcGCACAGCGTGGTGCAGAGTGAGCAGATTGTGGAGGCAGACCGGAGGAACGCTGTGATGAACAAGGGCTCTTCCTGCTCCATCTTTACCATCCATATAGAATTCTGCACCATAGGTAGGAGCTGGATGTGCTGCATCCACGCAACCAGAGGGATCCAACCATTCAGCCCCCAGGCAGAAGTTGGAGCGTACGTGACTTTGGTCCATAGAAATCAGCATGGTGCCCTGACACTGGGATGCTTTGTAGAGTGAGATGGCTGAATATTCAAAATCTTTCCTCCTCAGTTCCCCTTCGGGCTGAAATGTCTTGCACTCAATCTGGAAACatgttttgttctcctttcatCTTCTAAAGCCTTTATTTCTAGCAAAGGCCGCTAGCACTCACAGCCCATACACTGCCTTGGAGCTCAGACATTGCAAAGCCTTGAGAAACTTGTATCCTTCTCTCCCTCGTCTGACCTCTCTTACAAGGATTCCTTCATTTAGCTGAATTATGGGGCACGTCTTTTAAGCAAACAACTAATCTGGGTTTAAAGATAGAATAAAAGAGTCCCTTAATGATGTTTTAGTGACTAATTTTCCTTTCCCAAGTATCTCATTTCAGCTGTCATTTCTTTAGCTGACAAAGCTGCCTACTGCATCTGGACAAGGACCTTGAAAGGTTTCCTCAGGGactaagaaagaaattaatctcCTGTATTCTGTCTCATCCTTGACCCCAGCTGGGCCCTGAACAGCTTGGTTGTGTTCTCTTCCACGGGTGTTTCAGCCATCAGGAAAGTTGCATAATGTCTTTCTAAATGGTAGTTTCAGCTGTTAATGAGAGTATCTCATTTACATCTGCCCAAAGTGATGTGTCTTGGGTTCATGGAATGGCTCAATTAGCACAGCTGGTGGATGCTGATCCCTACATTTTGTGGTTATGTCAAGCCCCAACTTTAAGCCTAACAAGGAAAATGAAGCGTTTACACTCCTGTTTTGTGTTGGGTGCAGGGCTCCTAAATGAACAGGTATTTATGTTACCATCTTTAGGCTTCTCAAAGAAGTGTGTGAGTAAGTTGCAACTTATTTTCCAGTTGCACATGTAGGATGTTATAATTTGCAGGTGCTTAATGTTTTAAAGAAGCTCCTCACAACTATGTGAGCTTTATTTCCAAACAGAAGTTCAGAAACAGGATGATGGTGAGCACGGGGCTCTGACTGCAGATGTGCAAAACACGCAAGGCACCATCTGATGTTTAGGGTGTTTAGAGTAGCAGCTATTTTATCCCTTTATGTTGTGTTTAGGGATTGATTTGCTCAGCAGGAAGATG from Lagopus muta isolate bLagMut1 chromosome 21, bLagMut1 primary, whole genome shotgun sequence includes the following:
- the SH2D5 gene encoding LOW QUALITY PROTEIN: SH2 domain-containing protein 5 (The sequence of the model RefSeq protein was modified relative to this genomic sequence to represent the inferred CDS: deleted 1 base in 1 codon), whose amino-acid sequence is MKKMTANGRGPDPAPPPPRSRGIAKAAEYVGSFMLEEMELQQHAGQLEEQLRALQDCPRRKPVVLRFSLQGLKVYGADGEMLLMAHALRRILYSTCLHAERQFAFVARNPRSPPSSLFCHLFVGPPGEVHVLHLLLCRSFQLCYLQAHPELQAAEPDPPPLLREPLNPEEVSRNVNALLSLRRLPALGPLGAGHVFAQHLLQERRVEAEGRAAGWHPGNPYCSPVLVRKKAIRSKVLRSGAYRDCGAESQLQHREGAPSGWESRSTRGLALLPDTEAALAESVWAFAGIARAGGVALLRGDAPGAFLLRAEPGGAPRWCLWVRAPCGVVPYCVLRTRQGRFCVEHSHAEFRSMPALLAHYSAVPGGCFCRLSVGRRNPGYEQRDEDSPALVQHERG